A single Cupriavidus sp. EM10 DNA region contains:
- the nccC gene encoding nickel/cobalt/cadmium efflux RND transporter outer membrane subunit NccC, with the protein MNQATPKKLRSAPCIGVALLLMATGSIQAAEAPPYSVLLQQSLAMAPTMMVQAANVRAAGADAAQARAWLNPRFDTLAENLGAPSSGGQSQRQNTYSITQPFEIGGKRGARIEVGERNYEAAQARERQLRVNYAAELAVAYATAEAAFGRQALAEENLALANEELTVARALVETGKEATLRTAQAQASVSAAQAIEAAASSDVTSTLARLSALSGATEAYTGISSSLLSAQPAMTPGGTTTDDSPAVRTAEAERNAFDAQVNVERKRWIPEVGITAGVRRYGWSNESGYIVGLTASIPLFDRNRNGIDAAVQRVAAAQARLDTVRLEANAARRSAVSQVAATDKQLAAASQGEQAASEAYRVGRLGYEAGKTPLVELLAVRRALVDARQLTIDARLARVRALAALAQADGRLAFEESR; encoded by the coding sequence ATGAACCAGGCTACCCCCAAAAAACTCCGCAGCGCTCCCTGCATTGGTGTCGCACTGTTGCTCATGGCAACAGGGTCGATCCAGGCAGCCGAAGCGCCTCCGTATTCCGTTCTTCTACAACAATCCCTGGCGATGGCACCCACCATGATGGTGCAGGCCGCCAATGTGCGCGCGGCAGGTGCCGATGCAGCGCAGGCGCGCGCCTGGCTCAATCCGCGTTTCGATACGCTGGCCGAAAATCTCGGTGCGCCCAGCAGCGGCGGGCAGAGCCAGCGTCAGAACACGTACTCGATCACGCAGCCATTCGAAATCGGCGGGAAGCGCGGCGCGCGGATCGAGGTCGGTGAGCGCAACTACGAAGCGGCCCAGGCGCGGGAGCGCCAGTTGCGGGTCAACTACGCCGCCGAGCTGGCGGTGGCTTATGCCACCGCCGAAGCGGCGTTCGGACGACAGGCACTTGCCGAGGAGAACCTGGCACTCGCCAACGAGGAGCTCACTGTAGCGCGCGCACTGGTGGAAACAGGCAAGGAAGCCACGCTGCGCACCGCGCAGGCGCAGGCCAGCGTATCCGCCGCACAGGCCATCGAAGCAGCCGCCTCTAGCGACGTGACGAGCACCCTGGCGCGACTTTCCGCGCTGTCGGGTGCCACCGAGGCGTATACCGGTATCAGCAGTTCGCTGCTGAGCGCACAGCCCGCCATGACACCGGGTGGGACGACGACGGACGATTCACCCGCTGTGCGCACGGCCGAAGCCGAGCGCAACGCATTCGACGCACAGGTGAACGTGGAGAGAAAGCGCTGGATTCCCGAAGTCGGCATCACGGCAGGCGTGCGCCGGTATGGCTGGTCCAACGAGAGCGGCTATATCGTCGGCTTGACGGCATCGATTCCGCTGTTCGACCGGAATCGCAACGGGATCGACGCCGCTGTCCAGCGTGTGGCAGCCGCTCAGGCGCGTCTCGACACCGTGAGGTTGGAGGCCAACGCCGCGCGGCGGTCGGCGGTTTCGCAGGTTGCCGCCACCGACAAGCAACTGGCTGCGGCAAGCCAGGGCGAGCAGGCCGCATCGGAAGCCTATCGCGTGGGCCGTCTCGGTTACGAGGCGGGCAAGACACCGTTGGTGGAACTGCTGGCTGTACGTCGCGCGTTGGTCGACGCGCGGCAATTGACGATTGACGCCCGCCTGGCACGCGTACGCGCCCTGGCGGCATTGGCTCAGGCGGACGGCCGTCTGGCATTTGAGGAATCACGATGA
- the nccB gene encoding nickel/cobalt/cadmium efflux RND transporter periplasmic adaptor subunit NccB, with product MMTKNERRQPSWPMIAGVAAAAALVGFGAARGLGSPSGAEVSKLAAAPEKAAASAPAAEPAEVRIPGEYLAAANIAVEPVSAGGVGSVLLAPASVAAVPGSEAVIASRAAGAVLRIQRKLGDAVRAGDVLALVDSPEAAAMAAERKVAQARADLARKTYERESSLFQQGVTPRQEMESARMALDVAQAEVQRAATVAQAAKVSSDGRSVAVVSPIAGRITAQSVTLGAYVAPQAELFRVAGSGAVQVEAYVTAADTSRIAAGSDATIVLANGAPLAGRVQAVTPTVSGSARAATVVVTPVDANSGLIVGEGVQVRLHTKAADANAMSVPEDAVQNLDGRDVVFVRTQQGFRPKSVLVGSRSGGVAQILSGVKPGEQVATRNAFLIKAEMNKAGGDDE from the coding sequence ATGATGACGAAGAACGAGCGTCGGCAGCCGAGCTGGCCCATGATCGCAGGGGTGGCCGCCGCGGCGGCGTTGGTTGGATTTGGCGCGGCACGCGGGCTTGGTTCCCCGTCGGGCGCCGAGGTATCGAAGCTCGCCGCCGCACCGGAAAAGGCAGCCGCCTCGGCGCCGGCCGCCGAGCCTGCGGAGGTCAGAATTCCAGGCGAATACCTTGCCGCGGCAAATATCGCGGTGGAGCCGGTATCGGCGGGTGGTGTCGGCTCGGTACTGTTGGCGCCGGCGTCGGTAGCGGCCGTGCCGGGCAGCGAGGCAGTCATCGCCTCGCGTGCGGCAGGCGCCGTGTTGCGCATCCAGCGCAAACTTGGCGATGCCGTACGTGCGGGCGATGTGCTCGCGCTGGTGGACAGTCCCGAGGCCGCCGCCATGGCCGCCGAGCGTAAGGTGGCGCAGGCCCGTGCGGACCTGGCGCGCAAGACATACGAACGTGAATCGAGCCTGTTTCAGCAAGGCGTGACGCCGCGCCAGGAGATGGAGTCGGCGCGCATGGCCCTGGACGTGGCGCAAGCCGAGGTCCAGCGCGCGGCAACGGTGGCTCAGGCTGCCAAGGTCTCGAGCGATGGCCGCTCGGTGGCCGTCGTCAGCCCCATCGCCGGCAGAATTACCGCGCAGTCGGTCACCCTCGGCGCGTATGTCGCGCCACAGGCAGAGTTGTTCCGCGTGGCGGGCTCCGGCGCGGTACAGGTTGAAGCCTATGTCACCGCTGCCGATACCAGCCGCATTGCCGCCGGCAGCGACGCCACCATCGTGCTCGCCAACGGCGCGCCGCTGGCTGGCCGCGTGCAGGCCGTGACGCCAACCGTTTCGGGCAGTGCCCGCGCCGCCACGGTAGTCGTGACGCCGGTCGATGCCAACAGCGGCCTGATCGTCGGCGAGGGCGTTCAGGTCCGTCTGCATACGAAGGCGGCCGATGCCAACGCGATGTCGGTGCCGGAGGATGCCGTGCAGAACCTCGATGGCCGCGATGTGGTTTTCGTGCGCACGCAGCAGGGCTTTCGCCCCAAGTCCGTGCTGGTTGGCTCGCGCAGCGGTGGTGTGGCGCAAATCCTCTCCGGCGTGAAGCCCGGCGAGCAGGTGGCCACCCGTAATGCCTTCCTGATCAAGGCGGAAATGAACAAGGCGGGCGGGGACGACGAATGA